In Acidobacteriota bacterium, the following are encoded in one genomic region:
- a CDS encoding winged helix-turn-helix domain-containing protein produces the protein MPEGSRPTARLARFGVFEFDIRAGELRKAGRRVRLSGQPIRILQRLVEARGDLVTRDELRRELWPADTFVDFERGLNSAMKRLRAALGDSADAPRFIETLPKRGYRLLVAVELPEAASASLEEGVASRPVADEARRARTRWVPGLVALVVVAAAVLGVALRPRELAGPPEVRSVAVLPFVVAGPQASSDADDYVAFTLADALITELYRLDHLRVISRTSSMQYRRTEKRLPEIARELNADIVIEGAILRDGRRIKTTLQMIDATSDRHLWAESYEREADDGLALAAEVAHTAARAIHRQLAPTAPPVRQAAPARAPVWEAYMKGRYHLSRATEADFARARAYFEQALALDDRHAPSHSGLADYYTINDSLSPGESLRLARHHALRAIELDGALPDAHTSLAFVAYYGDWDWERADLAFRRALELNPDHARARRWYALFCAAMGRFEEAEQHVAHALTVDPVALASHDAAAAITFNARRFADAAAIARSMIDLDPFDVRGDEHLTLASIQLGQYEQSLHAAERAIAIVGDDPLQQAFRAMALGRLGRTAEAHAILAGLALTAEARHVPDVIVAIARTDVGQAEQALDALDRALEGRDPYLVLLHVSPWFDPLRQHPRFQSIHRRLRFPPRGS, from the coding sequence ATGCCTGAGGGATCCCGACCCACTGCGCGGCTTGCGCGTTTCGGTGTCTTCGAGTTCGACATCCGCGCGGGCGAACTGCGCAAGGCCGGGCGTCGTGTCCGGTTGAGCGGCCAGCCCATCCGCATCCTCCAGCGGCTCGTTGAGGCGCGCGGCGACCTGGTCACACGCGACGAGTTGCGTCGCGAGCTCTGGCCCGCCGACACGTTCGTCGACTTCGAACGTGGACTCAATTCGGCCATGAAGCGGCTGCGCGCGGCGCTCGGCGACTCCGCGGACGCGCCGCGCTTCATCGAGACGCTGCCAAAGCGCGGCTACCGTCTGCTCGTTGCCGTGGAGCTGCCCGAGGCTGCGTCGGCTTCCCTCGAAGAGGGGGTCGCCAGTCGTCCCGTCGCCGACGAGGCACGGAGGGCCCGGACCCGGTGGGTACCCGGGCTCGTTGCGCTCGTCGTCGTGGCGGCTGCGGTGCTGGGCGTCGCGCTCAGGCCGCGCGAGCTGGCCGGGCCGCCTGAGGTGCGGTCGGTGGCGGTGCTGCCGTTTGTCGTCGCCGGCCCCCAGGCGTCGTCCGACGCCGACGACTACGTGGCGTTCACCCTGGCCGACGCGCTCATCACCGAGCTCTATCGGCTCGACCACCTCCGCGTCATCTCGCGGACGTCCTCGATGCAGTACCGCCGCACCGAGAAACGGCTGCCGGAAATCGCCCGCGAGCTGAACGCGGACATCGTCATCGAGGGCGCCATCCTGCGTGACGGCCGCCGCATCAAGACGACGCTCCAGATGATCGACGCGACGAGCGACCGGCACCTGTGGGCCGAGAGCTACGAACGGGAAGCGGACGATGGGCTGGCGCTCGCCGCCGAGGTGGCGCACACGGCAGCGAGGGCGATTCACCGGCAGCTCGCGCCCACGGCTCCACCCGTACGACAGGCTGCACCGGCCCGTGCCCCGGTGTGGGAGGCCTACATGAAGGGCCGGTATCACCTCTCACGCGCAACCGAGGCGGACTTCGCGCGGGCGCGGGCGTACTTCGAGCAGGCCCTCGCGCTCGACGACCGCCATGCGCCCTCGCACTCCGGGCTTGCCGACTACTACACGATCAACGACAGCCTGTCGCCAGGCGAGTCGCTGCGCCTGGCCAGGCACCATGCCCTCAGGGCGATCGAGCTCGATGGCGCGTTGCCCGACGCGCACACGTCGCTGGCGTTTGTCGCCTACTACGGCGACTGGGACTGGGAGCGCGCCGACCTGGCGTTTCGACGGGCCCTCGAGCTGAATCCGGACCACGCACGCGCGCGCCGGTGGTACGCCTTGTTCTGCGCGGCAATGGGCAGGTTCGAGGAGGCAGAGCAGCACGTCGCGCACGCGCTCACGGTCGATCCTGTCGCTCTCGCGAGCCACGACGCGGCCGCAGCCATCACCTTCAACGCTCGTCGCTTTGCGGATGCCGCTGCCATTGCGCGCAGCATGATCGATCTCGACCCTTTCGACGTGCGGGGTGACGAGCACCTCACGCTCGCGTCGATTCAGCTGGGTCAGTACGAGCAGTCGTTGCATGCCGCCGAACGCGCGATTGCCATCGTGGGTGATGACCCGCTCCAGCAGGCTTTCAGGGCCATGGCCCTCGGTCGCCTCGGCCGTACCGCCGAGGCCCACGCGATTCTCGCCGGTCTCGCGCTGACGGCAGAGGCTCGACACGTACCGGACGTCATCGTCGCGATCGCGCGGACCGACGTCGGACAGGCGGAGCAGGCGCTCGACGCTCTCGACCGAGCGCTCGAGGGCCGCGACCCCTACCTCGTGCTGTTGCACGTCAGCCCCTGGTTCGATCCCCTCCGCCAGCACCCTCGTTTCCAGAGCATCCACCGACGACTGCGGTTCCCGCCGCGGGGCTCATGA
- a CDS encoding aminotransferase class V-fold PLP-dependent enzyme: MARSDGRRRTVSRRDFARLFGAGGSAALFARSLWARETGPTPALPARPPASEADWAAVRAQFVMPPDLAVMNAANLCPASRPVVDALTRETRSVDEDPSPMNRARLGAEREQTRRALAEYLHANPDEIVITRNTSESNNLVSNGLDLGPGDEVVVFGDNHPSNLEAWQAKATRFGYSVVVVEPRHPHPGPDYYIDRFTRAMTARTKLLAFTHLTNTVGDLFPAAELCRLARGRGVLTLVDGAQSLGLMRVDLAAMQPDFYSGSAHKWPCGARECGVLYVRADVQARLWPSIYSAYPGQSGFSRTFEGFGQRDEATMIAFREALAFQTAIGMAAIEARSRALATQLMEGLARLPDVRVWTSPDPARRVAVVSFLPGSLDAGRLAAALYERDRIALATRAGNDRGGLRASPHLYNSPAEIDRLLAALARYLETGV; encoded by the coding sequence ATGGCTCGATCGGACGGCCGCCGCCGCACCGTCTCGCGCCGCGACTTCGCGCGGCTGTTCGGCGCCGGCGGGTCGGCGGCGCTCTTCGCCCGCTCGCTCTGGGCGCGCGAGACGGGGCCGACGCCGGCGCTGCCGGCGCGCCCACCCGCGAGCGAGGCCGACTGGGCGGCCGTGCGCGCGCAGTTCGTCATGCCGCCCGACCTGGCGGTGATGAACGCCGCCAATCTCTGCCCGGCTTCCCGGCCCGTGGTCGACGCGCTCACGCGCGAGACACGCAGCGTCGACGAGGACCCCTCGCCGATGAACCGCGCACGGCTCGGCGCCGAACGCGAGCAGACCCGAAGGGCGTTGGCCGAGTACCTGCACGCCAACCCGGACGAGATCGTCATCACGCGCAACACCAGCGAGTCGAACAACCTGGTCTCGAACGGGCTCGACCTCGGCCCCGGCGACGAGGTCGTGGTCTTCGGCGACAACCACCCGAGCAACCTGGAGGCGTGGCAGGCCAAGGCCACGCGCTTCGGCTACTCGGTGGTCGTCGTCGAGCCGCGCCACCCGCATCCTGGGCCTGACTACTACATCGATCGGTTCACACGCGCGATGACGGCCCGCACGAAGCTGCTCGCGTTCACGCATCTGACGAACACCGTGGGCGACCTCTTCCCGGCGGCCGAGTTGTGCCGTCTGGCCCGTGGCCGCGGCGTGCTCACGCTGGTGGATGGCGCGCAGAGCCTCGGCCTGATGCGGGTCGACCTCGCCGCCATGCAGCCCGACTTCTACTCCGGCAGCGCTCACAAGTGGCCCTGCGGCGCTCGCGAGTGCGGCGTGCTGTACGTGCGCGCGGACGTGCAGGCGCGGCTCTGGCCGAGCATCTACAGCGCCTACCCGGGCCAGTCGGGCTTCTCGCGCACGTTCGAGGGCTTCGGCCAGCGCGACGAGGCGACGATGATCGCGTTTCGTGAGGCGCTCGCGTTTCAGACCGCCATCGGGATGGCCGCCATCGAAGCGCGATCCCGCGCGCTGGCGACGCAGCTGATGGAAGGGCTCGCAAGATTGCCGGACGTGCGGGTCTGGACCTCGCCCGACCCGGCGCGTCGCGTGGCCGTGGTGTCGTTCCTTCCCGGCTCGCTCGACGCAGGTCGCCTGGCGGCGGCGCTGTACGAGCGCGATCGCATCGCGCTCGCGACGCGCGCCGGCAACGATCGCGGCGGCCTGCGCGCCTCGCCGCATCTCTACAATTCGCCAGCCGAAATCGATCGGCTGCTCGCCGCGCTGGCGCGCTATCTCGAGACCGGCGTCTGA
- a CDS encoding copper chaperone PCu(A)C, whose product MIDGLRSARFARLLLAPVVITASLGAAQRTPDGLTVEGAWVRMVPRSQATTGGFLTLVNRSSVDQVLVDARSPRAKTVELHEMIHEGDRMRMRQVERIVVPAGQAVQLKPGGLHLMLFEVTTPLQAGDKVPITLVFDDGSTIDVEAEARMPEGHR is encoded by the coding sequence ATGATTGACGGTCTTCGTTCGGCACGTTTCGCTCGCCTCCTGCTCGCTCCGGTCGTCATCACGGCGTCGCTCGGTGCGGCCCAGCGCACCCCGGACGGCCTGACGGTCGAGGGCGCCTGGGTGCGCATGGTGCCGCGCTCGCAGGCCACGACCGGCGGCTTCCTCACCCTCGTGAACCGCAGCTCGGTGGACCAAGTACTGGTCGACGCGCGCTCGCCGCGCGCGAAGACCGTCGAGCTCCACGAGATGATCCATGAAGGCGACCGGATGCGCATGCGCCAGGTCGAGCGCATCGTGGTACCGGCCGGCCAGGCGGTGCAGTTGAAGCCGGGCGGCCTGCACCTCATGCTCTTCGAGGTGACGACGCCCCTTCAGGCCGGAGACAAGGTGCCGATCACCCTCGTCTTCGACGACGGGTCGACGATCGACGTCGAGGCGGAGGCCCGGATGCCCGAGGGGCATCGATGA
- a CDS encoding DGQHR domain-containing protein has product MITVAAIRMQQFGVSFYQASLTARDVDKLVRFEVLSYGDPRHQPVRGRQSPVKSKVNWSLLERRIAANEQAYQRQIIRRKIEELVQYYEQCREARDLPSIPGAVIISSDEPLRFEPVDGPWNSLGVLKLPEREGILRAIDGQHRLLALHTDLEQFGHEAFTVPAVIFDKLPEDHVVQMFVTINAKHTRLNPSHLVSLSGRQLYADADLAAAHDVVRALNDRDDSPLYGQIKLLGVGRGKVAQAPIAQELKRLFASDALGTARQLGEFREESKRFFVNYFKQIAILFGPAWNGRKYSIKSATALRAFIRVAPDVVKRLDQERADRADYRAIGRVIAPWGRRLGDARFETAGMWTLSATSIESLSKELRLALQYPEGAGL; this is encoded by the coding sequence ATGATTACCGTCGCCGCGATCCGCATGCAGCAGTTCGGGGTGTCGTTCTACCAGGCGTCGTTGACCGCTCGCGATGTCGACAAGCTCGTCCGTTTCGAGGTTCTGAGCTACGGCGACCCGCGCCACCAGCCCGTCCGCGGCCGCCAGTCCCCGGTGAAGTCGAAGGTGAACTGGTCGTTGCTCGAGCGCCGCATCGCGGCCAACGAGCAGGCTTACCAGCGCCAGATCATCCGGCGGAAGATCGAGGAACTCGTCCAGTACTACGAGCAGTGCCGGGAGGCGCGCGACCTGCCCTCGATTCCCGGGGCGGTGATCATCTCGTCGGACGAGCCGCTCCGCTTCGAGCCGGTCGATGGCCCGTGGAACAGCCTCGGCGTGCTGAAGCTGCCCGAGCGCGAGGGCATCCTCCGCGCCATTGACGGCCAGCACCGCCTGCTGGCCCTGCACACGGATCTCGAGCAGTTCGGGCACGAGGCGTTCACCGTACCCGCCGTGATCTTCGACAAGCTGCCCGAAGACCACGTCGTGCAGATGTTCGTCACCATCAACGCCAAGCACACGCGGCTCAACCCTTCGCACCTCGTGTCGCTCTCGGGGCGGCAACTCTACGCCGATGCCGACCTGGCCGCGGCGCACGACGTGGTGCGCGCGCTCAACGACCGCGACGACTCACCGCTCTACGGGCAGATCAAGCTGCTCGGCGTGGGCAGGGGCAAGGTGGCCCAGGCGCCGATCGCGCAGGAGTTGAAGCGCCTCTTCGCGTCGGATGCGCTCGGCACCGCGCGGCAGCTCGGCGAGTTCCGCGAGGAGTCGAAGCGCTTCTTCGTGAACTACTTCAAGCAGATCGCCATCCTGTTCGGGCCGGCGTGGAACGGCCGGAAGTACAGCATCAAGTCGGCCACCGCCCTGCGGGCGTTCATCCGTGTGGCGCCCGACGTGGTGAAGCGTCTCGATCAGGAGCGGGCCGACCGGGCCGACTACCGGGCGATCGGGCGCGTGATCGCGCCGTGGGGCCGCCGGCTCGGCGATGCCCGGTTCGAGACCGCGGGCATGTGGACCCTCAGCGCGACGTCGATCGAGTCGCTCTCGAAGGAACTGCGCCTCGCCCTTCAATACCCCGAGGGCGCGGGCCTCTGA
- a CDS encoding hydantoinase/oxoprolinase family protein, whose amino-acid sequence MKRIGVDTGGTFTDLVMLDEGGLRVHKVRSTPDDPSRAIVAGLRELAGDVHVEDVVHGSTVATNAVLERKGARVVLVATRGFEDVLRIGRQTRRELYNFLVLDRQPIVEPGDVVSVAERLSADGGVVESLAEAEVERVAAAVSGLGAESVAVCLLHSYANPAHEARLAARLEADGLTVSASHRVLPEYREFERWSTTAVNAYVTPLMARYLARLEERLGAGTRLSIMQSNGGSISAAAAKAAAVQTILSGPAAGAVGAHAVAVAAGFSRAIGFDMGGTSTDVTLVDGGLAFTTESVVGECPVRVPMIDIHTVGAGGGSIAFVDTGGALRVGPRSAGADPGPVCYGTGDEVTVTDANLLLGRLDPGTFLGGRMTLDAGRATARLAEFAARVGLSPVALAEGIVRIANANMERAIRVVSVERGHDPRDFALVAFGGAGGMHACDLAAALDIATVIVPRHAGVLSALGMLLSDVTRDYSHTLLRRADTLSPADVDEALAPLVARAVADLAREGFSGQRVRLERGLDVRYLGQAYEIAVPWQSGYREEFDRRHERLYGYANRSRPVEVVNVRVKAVGVTLKPSLPHEPVVARDAVPMRCQRAVFGGRPVDTPVYHREALTPGHRADGPAVVAGAEATTVVPPGFAFHVDDWGNLMATRLGRRSR is encoded by the coding sequence ATGAAGCGCATCGGCGTCGATACCGGGGGGACCTTCACCGACCTCGTCATGCTCGACGAGGGAGGCCTGCGCGTGCACAAGGTCCGGTCCACGCCCGACGACCCGTCGCGCGCCATCGTGGCGGGCCTCCGCGAGCTGGCGGGTGACGTCCACGTCGAGGACGTGGTCCACGGCTCGACGGTGGCGACCAACGCCGTGCTCGAGCGCAAGGGCGCCCGCGTCGTGCTCGTCGCCACGCGTGGGTTCGAGGACGTCCTGCGCATCGGCCGGCAGACCCGACGCGAGCTCTACAACTTCCTCGTTCTCGACCGCCAGCCCATCGTCGAACCGGGCGACGTCGTGAGCGTGGCCGAGCGCCTGTCGGCTGACGGCGGTGTCGTCGAGTCGCTCGCCGAGGCCGAGGTGGAACGCGTCGCCGCGGCCGTGAGCGGGCTCGGCGCCGAATCGGTGGCGGTGTGCCTGCTGCACTCCTACGCCAACCCGGCGCACGAAGCGCGGCTGGCCGCGCGCCTCGAGGCGGACGGGCTCACCGTGTCGGCCTCGCACCGCGTCCTGCCCGAGTACCGGGAATTCGAGCGATGGAGCACGACGGCGGTCAATGCCTACGTGACCCCGCTCATGGCTCGCTACCTGGCGAGGCTCGAGGAGCGGCTCGGCGCGGGGACGCGGCTCTCGATCATGCAGTCCAACGGCGGATCGATCTCGGCGGCGGCGGCGAAGGCCGCTGCGGTGCAGACGATCCTGTCGGGGCCGGCAGCCGGCGCGGTAGGCGCGCACGCCGTGGCCGTGGCCGCGGGCTTCTCCCGCGCGATTGGCTTCGACATGGGCGGGACCTCGACGGACGTGACGCTCGTCGACGGGGGCCTGGCGTTCACGACCGAGTCGGTGGTTGGTGAGTGTCCTGTTCGCGTGCCGATGATCGACATCCACACGGTGGGGGCGGGCGGCGGGTCGATCGCGTTCGTGGACACCGGAGGTGCGCTGCGCGTCGGCCCGCGCAGCGCCGGTGCCGACCCCGGCCCGGTGTGTTACGGCACCGGCGACGAGGTGACGGTGACCGACGCCAACCTGCTGCTCGGCCGTCTCGATCCCGGAACGTTTCTCGGCGGCCGCATGACGCTCGACGCGGGCCGGGCCACTGCACGACTCGCCGAGTTCGCCGCGCGGGTCGGTCTCTCGCCCGTCGCGCTCGCCGAGGGCATCGTCCGCATCGCCAATGCCAACATGGAACGGGCCATCCGTGTCGTGTCGGTCGAGCGAGGCCACGACCCGCGCGATTTCGCGCTCGTCGCCTTCGGCGGCGCGGGCGGTATGCACGCCTGCGACCTTGCGGCGGCGCTCGACATCGCGACCGTCATCGTGCCGAGGCATGCCGGCGTGCTGTCAGCGCTCGGCATGTTGTTGTCCGACGTCACGCGCGACTACTCGCACACCCTCCTGCGACGGGCCGATACGCTCTCGCCGGCCGACGTCGACGAGGCGCTCGCCCCGCTCGTCGCGCGGGCCGTGGCCGATCTCGCCCGTGAAGGGTTCTCGGGCCAACGCGTGCGTCTCGAGCGCGGGCTCGACGTGCGCTACCTGGGGCAGGCCTACGAGATCGCCGTGCCCTGGCAGTCCGGCTACCGCGAGGAGTTCGACCGGCGGCACGAGCGGCTCTACGGGTATGCCAACCGGTCGCGCCCGGTGGAGGTCGTCAACGTCCGCGTCAAGGCGGTCGGGGTGACGCTGAAGCCGTCCCTGCCGCACGAGCCGGTCGTCGCGCGGGACGCGGTGCCCATGCGGTGCCAGCGGGCGGTCTTCGGCGGCCGGCCGGTCGACACGCCCGTCTACCATCGCGAGGCCCTGACGCCCGGGCACCGGGCCGACGGCCCGGCGGTCGTGGCGGGAGCCGAGGCGACCACCGTCGTGCCGCCCGGGTTCGCGTTCCACGTGGATGACTGGGGCAATCTGATGGCGACGCGCCTCGGGCGCCGGAGCCGCTAG
- a CDS encoding hydantoinase B/oxoprolinase family protein: protein MRIDPVEFEIFKNLFVSVAEEMGVTLCRTGFSPNIKERLDYSCAIYDAAGQTIAQGDHLPVHLGAMPLSVRAAIDHVDMAPGDIVALNDPFQGGTHLPDITLVSPVFLSRRGRPAFYVANRAHHSDVGGMSPGSMPLASEIYQEGLVIPPVRFARRGEIVADVLALIRANVRTPDEREGDLTAQVAANRVAETRLRDIVAKYGRAKVVAYAKAVQDYTERVIRHAIASIPDGTYGFEDALDDDGIGEAALPIRVAVRVAGDSATVDFTGSAPQTPGGVNANYAITLSATLYAFRCLVGDDVLYNAGVSRAIAVVAPEGSLVNAVRPAAVAGGNVETSQRITDVVLGALAQALPDVVPAASQGTMNNVTLGGVDPRTGRRFAYYETLGGGMGGRNGLAGVSGVHTHMSNTRNTPVEAIEHYLPVRIRQYRLRRGSAGAGRYPGGEGLVREYEALAEAAVTVLSERRRSRPYGVQGGGPGGSGRNTVIRADGREEILPSKARLELRPGDRLLIETPGGGGFGAADDEAPR from the coding sequence ATGCGCATCGATCCGGTCGAGTTCGAGATCTTCAAGAACCTCTTCGTCTCGGTGGCCGAGGAGATGGGCGTCACGTTGTGTCGCACCGGCTTCTCGCCGAACATCAAGGAGCGGCTCGACTACTCGTGCGCCATCTACGACGCGGCCGGACAGACGATCGCGCAGGGCGACCATTTGCCCGTGCACCTCGGGGCGATGCCGCTCTCCGTGCGTGCGGCCATCGACCACGTCGACATGGCGCCGGGCGACATCGTCGCCCTGAACGACCCGTTCCAGGGTGGCACGCACCTGCCCGACATCACGCTCGTCTCGCCCGTGTTCCTCTCGCGTCGCGGGCGGCCCGCCTTCTACGTCGCCAACCGCGCGCACCACTCGGACGTTGGCGGCATGTCGCCGGGCTCGATGCCGCTCGCGAGCGAGATCTACCAGGAGGGGCTCGTCATCCCGCCCGTGCGGTTCGCGCGGCGAGGTGAGATCGTGGCCGACGTCCTCGCGCTCATCCGGGCCAACGTGCGCACGCCCGACGAGCGCGAGGGCGACCTCACGGCGCAGGTCGCCGCCAACCGCGTCGCCGAGACGCGGCTGCGCGACATCGTTGCGAAGTACGGGCGCGCGAAGGTCGTGGCGTACGCGAAGGCCGTGCAGGACTACACCGAGCGCGTGATCAGGCACGCCATCGCGTCGATTCCCGACGGGACCTACGGGTTCGAGGACGCGCTCGACGACGACGGGATCGGTGAGGCGGCGCTGCCGATTCGGGTCGCAGTGCGCGTTGCGGGCGACAGCGCGACCGTCGACTTCACCGGGAGCGCGCCGCAGACGCCTGGCGGCGTCAACGCCAACTACGCCATCACGCTCTCGGCCACCCTCTACGCGTTCCGCTGTCTGGTCGGCGACGACGTGCTCTACAACGCAGGCGTCTCGCGGGCGATCGCCGTTGTCGCGCCCGAGGGCAGTCTGGTCAACGCCGTGCGGCCGGCGGCCGTCGCCGGCGGCAACGTGGAGACCTCGCAGCGCATCACCGACGTCGTGCTCGGCGCGCTGGCGCAGGCGCTGCCGGACGTCGTGCCGGCGGCGAGCCAGGGGACGATGAACAACGTCACGCTCGGCGGCGTCGACCCCCGGACCGGTCGCCGGTTCGCCTACTACGAGACGCTTGGCGGCGGCATGGGCGGCCGCAACGGCCTGGCCGGCGTGAGCGGCGTGCACACGCACATGAGCAACACGCGAAACACGCCCGTCGAGGCGATCGAGCACTACCTGCCCGTGCGGATCCGGCAGTACAGGCTGCGGCGGGGCAGCGCCGGCGCGGGGCGCTACCCTGGCGGCGAGGGCCTCGTGCGCGAGTACGAGGCCCTCGCCGAGGCGGCCGTGACGGTGCTCTCCGAACGCCGACGGTCGCGTCCGTACGGCGTGCAGGGCGGCGGGCCGGGCGGCAGTGGCCGCAACACCGTGATCCGCGCCGACGGGCGTGAAGAGATCCTGCCGTCCAAGGCCCGACTGGAACTGCGGCCGGGGGACCGCCTGCTGATCGAGACCCCGGGCGGAGGCGGCTTCGGCGCTGCCGACGACGAGGCCCCGCGATGA
- a CDS encoding MFS transporter: MSVAPAPLADGLLGWWRVATPEARRALIAASLGWMLDAFDVMLYALVLAALMGDLEMTKGTAGFLGSLTLVASAAGGVIFGLVADRFGRTRALMASILIYSVFTAACGLAQNVLQLAVFRVFLGLGMGGEWASGAALVSETWPAEHRGKALGIMQSSWAVGYAAAAVVTALVMPTFGWRAVFFVGILPAFFTLWVRRRVKEPELWHRSREVPRADRPGFAGLFSGPLGRLTVAITLMNACTMFAWWGFNLWIPAYLSLPAGDGGIGLSTTAMSALVVAMQVGMWFGYVTFGFVSDAFGRKRTYVVYLLAAAVLMLAYASTRQPIVLLLLGPFVAFFGTGYFSGFGAVTAEVYPTAIRATAQGFTYNIGRVASAVAPFAVGSLAQTEGFGVALSLSAVAFLAAAGMWTFIPETKGRALA, translated from the coding sequence ATGAGCGTCGCGCCGGCGCCCCTGGCGGATGGACTGCTCGGGTGGTGGCGCGTCGCCACGCCCGAGGCGCGTCGAGCGCTCATCGCGGCATCGCTCGGCTGGATGCTCGACGCCTTCGACGTGATGCTCTACGCGCTCGTGCTCGCCGCGCTCATGGGCGATCTCGAGATGACGAAGGGCACGGCGGGGTTCCTCGGCTCGCTGACCCTCGTCGCGTCTGCCGCGGGAGGCGTCATCTTCGGCCTCGTCGCCGACCGCTTCGGGCGCACGCGTGCGCTGATGGCGAGCATCCTGATCTACTCGGTGTTCACGGCCGCATGCGGCCTGGCGCAGAACGTGCTGCAACTGGCGGTCTTCCGCGTGTTCCTCGGCCTCGGCATGGGCGGCGAGTGGGCAAGCGGCGCGGCACTCGTGTCGGAGACGTGGCCCGCCGAACACCGGGGGAAGGCGCTCGGCATCATGCAGAGCTCGTGGGCCGTCGGCTATGCCGCAGCGGCCGTCGTCACGGCCCTCGTGATGCCAACCTTCGGCTGGCGGGCGGTGTTCTTCGTCGGCATCCTGCCCGCGTTCTTCACGCTGTGGGTCCGGCGCCGCGTGAAGGAGCCGGAGCTGTGGCACCGGAGCCGCGAGGTGCCACGCGCCGACCGGCCCGGGTTCGCCGGACTGTTCAGCGGCCCGCTCGGCCGCCTCACCGTCGCCATCACCCTGATGAACGCCTGCACGATGTTCGCCTGGTGGGGCTTCAACCTGTGGATTCCCGCCTACCTGTCGCTGCCGGCGGGCGACGGAGGCATCGGGCTCAGCACGACCGCGATGTCGGCCCTCGTCGTGGCGATGCAGGTCGGGATGTGGTTCGGCTACGTGACGTTCGGCTTCGTGAGCGACGCGTTCGGCCGGAAGCGCACCTACGTCGTCTACCTGCTGGCCGCCGCCGTGCTGATGCTCGCCTACGCGAGCACCAGGCAGCCGATCGTTCTCCTGCTGCTCGGACCGTTCGTCGCGTTCTTCGGCACCGGCTACTTCAGCGGGTTCGGCGCGGTGACTGCAGAGGTTTATCCCACCGCGATCCGCGCCACCGCGCAGGGCTTCACCTACAACATCGGCCGAGTCGCGAGCGCCGTGGCGCCGTTTGCCGTGGGCAGCCTCGCGCAGACCGAAGGGTTCGGCGTGGCCCTGTCGCTCTCGGCGGTGGCGTTCCTCGCGGCCGCCGGGATGTGGACGTTCATTCCGGAGACGAAGGGTCGGGCGCTCGCCTGA
- a CDS encoding SCO family protein: MTRPRAVDAWRAAAWLVLGCGLWLGAAACSGTRGPEPPDGRPDIESEPLPIGGDFVLTSHRGEPFDLKEARGRVVLLFFGFTLCPDVCPTTLATLARVSELLGDDRSRMMPVFVSVDPDRDSAERLQEYLEFFGLDGHGVAATGTAQEIDRVVNQYAAFYEFEQSTSEAGYLVNHTTTLYLIDQRGRVRHLFRYGDSAARIADGVRQVLAERQES; this comes from the coding sequence ATGACGCGGCCGAGGGCCGTCGACGCGTGGCGTGCCGCGGCGTGGCTCGTTCTGGGATGCGGGCTGTGGCTGGGGGCTGCCGCGTGTTCGGGAACGCGCGGGCCGGAACCGCCCGACGGGCGGCCCGACATCGAGTCCGAGCCGCTGCCCATCGGCGGCGACTTCGTGCTCACCTCGCACCGGGGCGAACCCTTCGACCTGAAGGAGGCGCGTGGCAGGGTCGTGCTGCTCTTCTTCGGGTTCACGCTGTGCCCGGATGTCTGTCCGACGACGCTCGCCACGCTCGCTCGGGTGTCGGAGTTGCTCGGCGACGACCGCTCGCGGATGATGCCCGTCTTCGTGAGCGTCGACCCCGACCGCGACTCGGCGGAGCGCCTGCAGGAGTACCTCGAGTTCTTCGGGCTCGACGGACACGGTGTCGCCGCAACCGGCACGGCGCAAGAGATCGACCGCGTGGTGAACCAGTACGCCGCCTTCTACGAGTTCGAGCAATCGACCTCGGAGGCGGGGTACCTGGTGAACCACACGACGACGCTCTACCTGATCGACCAGCGGGGCCGTGTGCGGCACCTCTTCAGGTATGGCGACTCGGCGGCGCGCATTGCCGACGGGGTAAGACAGGTGCTGGCCGAGCGCCAGGAGAGCTGA